AGACAGGAAGCTCTCCATTCGCTCAATGATCAAATGCTGGATGCGATTGGTAAGCAGCTCATGGAATGGGAACGAAATGACCAGGTTAAACTGATTGTTCTTAAGGGAGCAGGAACGAAGGGATTATGTGCGGGTGGAGATATTAAAACACTCTATAAAGCCAGAAGTAGTCAAGAAGCAATGGAGAAGGCCGTACAGTTTTTCCAAAGGGAGTATGAGGTGGATGAGTTAGTCTATTCATATAGTAAGCCTATTATTGCCTGTCTGGATGGCATTGTTATGGGCGGAGGAGTTGGGCTCAGCTATGGGGCAGATTACCGGATTGTCACGGAAAAAACCAAGTGGGCTATGCCCGAAATGAACATTGGCTTTTTCCCAGATGTAGGGGCAGCCTATTTTCTGAATCGTGCTCCAGGTTACACAGGACGCTACTTGGCTTTGACTGCTTCAATCTTAAAAGCTGAAGATGTTATCTACAGCCGGGCTGCAGATGACTATATGACTAGAGATACTTTGGAAAAATTTCTTGCTTATTTAGAAGAAATCGATTGGCACCAGCTTTCAGTAGACGACACATTACAAAAGGCTGTGGAACAATTTGCAGCGAAGCCACCTCAACCTAGCCAGTTAAAAGACGTGCAGGAGGAAATCGACCTTCACTTCTCAAAAGCAACTGTGGAGGAAATTGTGGATTCTCTTCAGAATTCGGAAACCGATTTTGCAAGGAAGACACGCGACACGATCTTATCTAAGTCTCCAAGTTCCGTAAAAGTAACGTTAAAACAATTGATCAAGGGAGAAGGAAAATCGCTGTCTTCTTGTTTAGATGAGGATTTTACCATTGCAAAAAACTTCCTCCTTCATGACGACTTTTATGAAGGAATCCGCTCAGTGCTCATCGATAAAGATCATGAACCGGAGTACAAGTATCAAAACTTATCTGAGGTTAGCGATGAAACGGTTCGAAGCTTTTTCGTCGATCGGAATCCTGCGGAGATTAAATAGAGTCAAAGACAAAGAACTTCCCAGAGTAAGGGGAGTTCTTTTTTAATGGGTAAATCAGACTGCTATTCATTCTATTTATATGAAAATGAAATATAATTGTAATATAAATTGTCTGTTCTTGTCGAAGTAGTGTTGTTATAATTGCAATAGATCGTAACCGTTATTATTTGAAATTATTGCCAAGAAGGAGAAGATGATGAAGAAGTTCAGTATTTGCGCTATTCCTATTTTGTTGATGAGTTTACTGGGTTTATTTGGACATAATTCTGTATTCGCTAATGATCCGGATCAGATGAGTAAGCAGGAAGTACATAATGAGCAAAAGAAAGTAGAAGAAAGAATGAACGAAAAATCCAACAAGTTATCTGAACTAAAGGCAGAAGAAAAAGAAATGAAAGATGCCTTGTCTAAGATTAACTTGAAAGTAAAAGAAAACAATGAGAAGCTGGCGTCATTAAATGAGAAGATCGAAAAAACGAAACAAGAGATTGCGTCTTTGAAAAAAGACATTGCGGCCACGAAAAAAAAGATCAAAGAAAGAAAAGCAGTTCTTAAAAAAAGAGCGCGGGCAATGCAGGTCAATGACCAGCGGACAAGCTATTTGAGTGTCCTCATGGGGTCCCAGGATTTTGGGGATTTTATTGAACGAGCGATGGCGGTAACGACCATTGTTAATGCAGACCAAAATTTGCTGGAAGAACAGAAGAAGAACCAGCAGCAGCTGGAACACGACCAAAAAGCGTTAAATGAGAAAATGGAACAGAGAAAGCAGGCGCTTGATGAATTGGAAAGTGTGAAAGTGCAATTAAACTATCAGATCGATGAGAAAAATAGTTTAATAGAAAAGATGAAGGAAGAGCAGCTGCTTACCTCCAGCGATCTTAAGGACCTCGAACAGGATTCTGCTGAGCTTTCCGAGCGGGAGAAAGAATTGGTTAAGGAAGAAAAACGAAAAGCAAGACTCGCACAACAGCGTAAGGAACAACAACGTAAAGAACAGCAGCATGAAGTCCGGCAAAATAAAGTCGAGGTGGCGTCCGCTCCTTCTGGAACTGTGAAAAAAGGAAGCAGTGCGATCGAAACAGCGATTCATGCCGGTTCTGCTCTTGTTGGAAATTCTCCGTACAACTGGGGAGGCGGCAGAAACAGTACGGACATTGCAAACCGTTCCTTTGACTGTTCTTCGTTTGTACGCTGGGCATTTTCACAAGCGGGAGTGAACTTGGGTTCAGTGACGGGCACAACGACCAATACGCTCGTCAACCGTGGTATAAGCGTGAGTGCTTCTTCCATGAAAAGAGGAGACATCGTATTTTTTGACACGTACAAAACCAATGGCCATGTAGGAATTTATCTAGGAAATGGCAGGTTTTTAAATGATAACAGTTCAACTGGAGTCACGATAGACTCGATGAACAACCCTTATTGGAAATCTACCTTTAGTGGCGTAGTCCGAAGAGTCGTCCAATAAAAATATCCTGCATCCGAAACCTCTCTATGGATTCCATAGGGAGGTTTTATTTTTAAGGGAGTTTACTATAATCGATGTTCTCATATACATAAGCCTTTGAAGGCTTGTTCATTTCTTTTACACTATCGATTTCAATTAATGGCAGCGACCAATCATTGATGACAGCTTCGTTTAACGTTCCCGTAATTTGCAGCCAGGAATCTGTTTTCAATGATTGTAAATTATCCCCTTCTGCCATAAGCCCATACAGACTTGCGTCAGCAATGCAGCAGGTTACTCCAAATCTTCCAAGTACGATCCGAGTATCTGGAAATTCTTTTTCCCGATAGACAAACCCATCTATCGTGATTTTTTTTCCTCGGAATTTGGCCGGGTTTTCCTCAAGAATACTGATCGCACCCATGTAGTTTTCTGTAGTTAACGTTATGCTGTTCTCTGAACTCATTTGCTGATAAAGCTCAGGATGGAGCTGCTGCTCGGTAATGATGCCACTTTCATCAAGCTGCTGTTTACCGGCTGACTTGCCCGTACTTTGACTATTATTTATAGAGGAATCCGTATTTTGAGAACCCGAGGCTTCATATTTAAATTCTTTTTTCTGCGCGATCGTCGTACCTAACGTGTGATCAGAGAAGAGCAGTCCTGTGAAAATAGGGACAAGAAATAAAGAGTAGACCAGCAGGACTTTAAGCGGGGATCCCGTCGGTGCGTGGTCATGTCCACAGTCGCAATTTTCTTCTTCATGCTCCTCCTTGGTGCGGAGGAATTGCATGAAGCACAAAAGGGCAAGAACAAAAAATGAAAAATAAACATACGGAAACATTTTCGGTGATACATAGTTATAAATATTGCCAGTGACCATCAATTTAAAAATTAAAAACGTAAATCCCAGCAAAACGATCCTCTGGATAAATAAATGAGTCGACTGTTTCAATTCTGTGCCCTCCCTTCGTTAATACCAAAAGCTGTACAGGAGAATAACTGAGAATACAACGACCGTCACAAGTACTAAAAACCCTGCCACAAACTTGTTTTTAAAATAGGCGAATAATAAAATGGTATTTTTTAAATCAATCATGGGACCGTAAACTAAAAAGGCTAACAAAGAGGTGCCGGAAGTAACTGACTTAAAGGAAGCAGCAACAAATGCATCAGCTTCCGAACAAAGAGAGAGAACGTAAGCCATTCCCATCATAGCTGAAGGGCCGCTTACCAGCCCGTGTCCGACATTTAATAACGTTTCCCGTGCCAGAAAAGCCTGAATCACGCTAGCTACCAGGGAGCCAAATAGTAAGTATTTTCCCATACCAAAAAATTCGTCAATGGCGTGGTGCATCGTCTCTTTCCATTTTCCTATCCTTTTATGGGGATGATGGTGACCGGATGCAGATGAATGAATTCCTTTCAATTGGTTGCTGTCCCCGTAAAAACAATAGATGAGCAGACCTAGTATAATGGATACGACAAAGGCCAGTCCCATTCGTTCAAGTGCGACGTGGTGACTCGACTGAAAAGCGTAATAGGTGGATAGATACACAATCGGATTTAATATGGGGGCAGAAACGAGAATAACAAATCCTACATGGAGGGGCATGCCTTTTTGAACGAGCCGTCTAACGATTGGTACAACCGCACATTCACAAATAGGAAAGATCGCTCCAATGATAACCCCAGGGATAATCGCCAGGATCGGATTGGAGGGAATAAAACGCTGTAAATGTTCTTCTTTAATAAACGACTGGATAAGCGCCGAAATAAAAACACCGATTAGTACAAAAGGGATAGCTTCTAGGAATATACTAAGAAACAGCGTATTGATATCCAGGATTTCTTGCGGAAGAGCTGCGTATTTTTCAATGGGGATAAATTCCCCGCCGACAAAAGCGACAAAGATAGCCACGAACACGAGGGAAAATATGAAATAGATGAGCGCATTTGAAGTTTTGACGAGCATAACAGGAGACCTCCTTAAATGTAACGATTACTGTTTTGTTAATCTATTAAATCTTACTCTTTGATAACCAAAAATATTCCGATTTTTATTGGATCCTATTAGTAGCGGAAGAAAGTCTAGTTTCTTTAAAGCTCGTGAGTGAATTAGTGGCGTTGGCCTGGGAAACGAACTTAAATCATAGGGATCCCAGCAGGAAAGAAATAGTAGAGCTCTATCGTTCATTAGAAAAGCCGCCTTTCTCGGACATTTACTAAGTGAGACTTGAGTTCAGCTTCATGGTTTGAAATAATTGGAATAACCAATCCGATTTTAAGGAGGACTGATGATGCAGGGAATCGCAGCCATGTTAGCCGTTCTTTCATCTGCCTTATTTTTGTACTACTGGGGAAAGTCAGGCTATGACTATGACGGAAAGAAGAATGATGAGAAAGACAGCTGAACTTTGAAGGAAAGCAGGCATTCAGTTGAATAGGCAGACGCTGCATTTATTTATGGCGATCGGCTATATCGGCCTTCTCCTTATTGCTTTATCGGTTGTGAAGCATGTCGCTGGTCCTGGCAGCCAAGGGTTAAGTATTTTTGGGATAATCTTTTTACTCACCTATCTAAGGTTTTTAGAAAAGAGCCTTGGTATCCCTGAGAAATCCTTTTGGATCAGCAAAGCTTTATTCATCGTGGTGTTTACGGTTTTTGCATTTTGGTTTTACTTCTAAGCAGAAAAGCCCGCTTGAATCCTTCCTGAGATTCAAGCGGGCTTATTGTTTTACTTGTGTTTTGGACTTAATTGTTCTCTAACTTCTTTACTTACTGCTCCAGGACCTCCTAGAATATATAGGTTTTTAATATCCATGCGGCTGTAGACGGACTGAGTGCTTTCGGGTACCTTGTCTGTTTTTACGAGCAAGGATACCGCGTTGTGCTTGGCCGCGAGCACCGATCCTGTCAGAGCATCGGCGAATTCATAGCCTGTGGAAATAAAGGCTGTATTGGTGTCGTCATATAGCTCTTCAGCTACTTTTGCTGCTGTTTCAAAGCGGTGGTCACCGTTTACACGGGTGGCGTTTGGCAGCTGGTGCAGGAGGTCTTTATTTACGACTGACTCTCCTCCAACGACAATGGAAGCAGAAATGTCCTGTAACGTCCGTTTGGTTGCGTTTGGCAGCTGATCATTTTTCGTGAGCAGAATCGGATAGCCATTTTCTGCTGCATACGGGGCAACGGAGAGGGCATCCGGGAACTTGCTGCCGTTTGCCACAATGGCTTTTTCAGGGTTGCCGTCAAGCCTTGCTGCTATGGAAGCGGCTGTTTCATAACGGTTTTTGCCATGGATTCTTTCAACACTGAGTCCGATTCCTTCCAGCTGGTATTTCGCGTAACTGGAGACAGCGTTAGGGCCGCCGAGGATAATCGCATGTTCGGCACCTAAACGCTCGATTTCTTGCCTTACATCCGCTAACAGACGATCTGTTTTCGTCAGTAAAATTGGGGCATTTTCTTTATAAGCGAGCGGTGCACCTGCAAGGGCATCAGCAAAACGATCGCCTCTTGCGATCACCACGGTATCGGATTTCTTCCAGCCTTCTCTTGCGATTTCAATGGCTGTTTCATATCGGTCTTTGCCTGCCAGACGTTGATCGGTTGTATCGTCCGTCTCATCTCCTCTTACAAGCTCAATCGGCCCGAGCGGTCCTTGATACAAACCGCCACCGAAGGAAGCATCAAAGACGCGGGTGCTGATGACGTTTTTCTCCCCGTAGCGGATCGTTTCGGCTGGAATTACGTATTCACGGTCCCAGTCCCAGGCGGAAACTAAGCCCTGCTCCCCTTCCCCAGTCGGGAAGGTTCCGGATTGAGCGACTTTCTCACCGTTCATAAAGGTTTCATCGACGTCATCAATCCTTCCGAGTCTTACTTTTAAGTCGTATCCTTTCCATTCCCTTGGTACGGTTATCGTTTTTCTATACCAGCCAAAGACGTTATCTTCCGTATAGTTGGAGTGATCTTCCCAGCTGTTAGGAAGGGTGACGGTTTCCCAGCCGCTTTCGTCGAGATCTGGGGATTTCCAGTCCATGTTATCGCCTTTGTGGAAGCGCCACTCGCCTTTAAGGCCGATCGTTGGTACAGCAACGAGCTTTGGC
This Halobacillus salinarum DNA region includes the following protein-coding sequences:
- a CDS encoding enoyl-CoA hydratase/isomerase family protein, with the translated sequence MYYQVLFSQQENGVASITLNRQEALHSLNDQMLDAIGKQLMEWERNDQVKLIVLKGAGTKGLCAGGDIKTLYKARSSQEAMEKAVQFFQREYEVDELVYSYSKPIIACLDGIVMGGGVGLSYGADYRIVTEKTKWAMPEMNIGFFPDVGAAYFLNRAPGYTGRYLALTASILKAEDVIYSRAADDYMTRDTLEKFLAYLEEIDWHQLSVDDTLQKAVEQFAAKPPQPSQLKDVQEEIDLHFSKATVEEIVDSLQNSETDFARKTRDTILSKSPSSVKVTLKQLIKGEGKSLSSCLDEDFTIAKNFLLHDDFYEGIRSVLIDKDHEPEYKYQNLSEVSDETVRSFFVDRNPAEIK
- a CDS encoding coiled-coil domain-containing protein, with the protein product MSLLGLFGHNSVFANDPDQMSKQEVHNEQKKVEERMNEKSNKLSELKAEEKEMKDALSKINLKVKENNEKLASLNEKIEKTKQEIASLKKDIAATKKKIKERKAVLKKRARAMQVNDQRTSYLSVLMGSQDFGDFIERAMAVTTIVNADQNLLEEQKKNQQQLEHDQKALNEKMEQRKQALDELESVKVQLNYQIDEKNSLIEKMKEEQLLTSSDLKDLEQDSAELSEREKELVKEEKRKARLAQQRKEQQRKEQQHEVRQNKVEVASAPSGTVKKGSSAIETAIHAGSALVGNSPYNWGGGRNSTDIANRSFDCSSFVRWAFSQAGVNLGSVTGTTTNTLVNRGISVSASSMKRGDIVFFDTYKTNGHVGIYLGNGRFLNDNSSTGVTIDSMNNPYWKSTFSGVVRRVVQ
- a CDS encoding TIGR03943 family putative permease subunit, which gives rise to MKQSTHLFIQRIVLLGFTFLIFKLMVTGNIYNYVSPKMFPYVYFSFFVLALLCFMQFLRTKEEHEEENCDCGHDHAPTGSPLKVLLVYSLFLVPIFTGLLFSDHTLGTTIAQKKEFKYEASGSQNTDSSINNSQSTGKSAGKQQLDESGIITEQQLHPELYQQMSSENSITLTTENYMGAISILEENPAKFRGKKITIDGFVYREKEFPDTRIVLGRFGVTCCIADASLYGLMAEGDNLQSLKTDSWLQITGTLNEAVINDWSLPLIEIDSVKEMNKPSKAYVYENIDYSKLP
- a CDS encoding permease, coding for MLVKTSNALIYFIFSLVFVAIFVAFVGGEFIPIEKYAALPQEILDINTLFLSIFLEAIPFVLIGVFISALIQSFIKEEHLQRFIPSNPILAIIPGVIIGAIFPICECAVVPIVRRLVQKGMPLHVGFVILVSAPILNPIVYLSTYYAFQSSHHVALERMGLAFVVSIILGLLIYCFYGDSNQLKGIHSSASGHHHPHKRIGKWKETMHHAIDEFFGMGKYLLFGSLVASVIQAFLARETLLNVGHGLVSGPSAMMGMAYVLSLCSEADAFVAASFKSVTSGTSLLAFLVYGPMIDLKNTILLFAYFKNKFVAGFLVLVTVVVFSVILLYSFWY